A single region of the Rhinoderma darwinii isolate aRhiDar2 chromosome 1 unlocalized genomic scaffold, aRhiDar2.hap1 SUPER_1_unloc_3, whole genome shotgun sequence genome encodes:
- the LOC142673163 gene encoding gastrula zinc finger protein XlCGF66.1-like, with the protein MFSSTTFFLLKDPPRMDKDRNEMSRRILNFTLEIIYLLSGEEYTIVKKTSGDCTTPIIHESGGWSSSPITEPPPHSRIHEKKILDLIYKMTELLTGEVPIRCQDVAVYFSMEEWEYLEGHKDLYEDVMMENYRPRTLQGNETDINVCLALLWTQTGLAAMLKPC; encoded by the exons atgttctcctccacaacgttctttCTCCTGaaagacccaccaaggatggacaaggacaggaatgagatgagcagaagaatattaaacttcaccttggagatcatctacctgctgagtggagag gagtacacaatagtgaagaagacatcgggtgactgtacgactcccatcatccatgagtcaggaggatggagcagtagtcccatcacagagcctccccctcactcccggatacatgagaagaagatcttagacctgatctacaagatgacggagctgctgactggagag gttcctataaggtgtcaggatgtcgctgtatatttctccatggaggagtgggagtatctagaaggacacaaggatctgtacgaggatgtcatgatggagaactaccggccgcgcacattACAAGGTAACGAGACAGATATAAATGTATGTttggcattactgtggacacagaCTGGACTAGCGGCCATGTTGAAGCCATGTTGA